A stretch of the Caldalkalibacillus salinus genome encodes the following:
- a CDS encoding ABC-F family ATP-binding cassette domain-containing protein: MIILQAHQISKSYGTTPILHNINLEVRTGERIGLVGVNGAGKSTLLKIIVGDLSPDEGEIMKGRDYTVGYLAQNSGLNSQASIWDEMIKVFAPLIKQERKLRDIEARLAQQEVLQDEDTYEPLLAEYSRLSDTFKDQGGYQYEAQVRTVLHGFRFGDKDYNTPISSLSGGQKTRLALAKLLLQSPDLLILDEPTNYLDLETLAWLEQYLLHYPGGILIVSHDRYFLDALVNVVYEIERHKATKYIGNYTEFLEQKAAIYEQQVKQFRKQQKEIARMEDFVQRNIARASTTKRAQSRRKALEKMDRMEQPDGDLKRASFSFDIDRQSGNDVLNVKDVTIGYEGVSLSQGISFHAYRGDAIAIVGPNGVGKTTLLKTMIDSLPPIAGHILKGTNVSIAYYDQEQRRLNPKKTLLHEIWDDYPHMLEKDVRSLLGQFLFSGEDVDKLVQDLSGGEKARLSLAKLMLQKANVLVLDEPTNHLDIYSKEVLEQSLIHYPGTILFVSHDRYFINRIANKVVELHTQGATTYLGDYDYYVYKKEEQEQIEALDEQKQKNKPQEDTTSSAKPENPTDENEASDKAKYELNKQRQRIERQFERKRSALEEKMTKVEERINELEQEMCLPEVYEDYEAAQKVQNELDALNEELNTYFEEWSELEEERDATLS; encoded by the coding sequence ATGATTATTTTACAAGCTCATCAAATTAGCAAATCCTATGGCACAACGCCCATTTTACACAATATTAATCTAGAAGTTCGCACGGGCGAACGGATCGGTTTGGTTGGTGTGAACGGTGCGGGCAAATCAACACTTCTGAAAATTATCGTTGGAGATCTCTCTCCTGACGAAGGTGAGATTATGAAGGGGAGAGATTACACGGTTGGTTATTTGGCTCAAAATAGTGGTTTAAACTCACAAGCGTCTATATGGGACGAAATGATCAAGGTGTTTGCTCCTTTAATTAAGCAAGAACGCAAGCTCAGAGACATTGAAGCGCGATTAGCCCAACAGGAAGTCTTACAGGATGAAGACACATATGAGCCACTGCTAGCAGAGTACTCACGACTCTCGGACACCTTTAAGGACCAGGGAGGTTATCAGTATGAGGCACAGGTCAGGACCGTGCTTCATGGTTTCCGTTTCGGGGATAAAGATTACAACACTCCCATCTCTTCCCTAAGTGGTGGCCAGAAGACACGTTTAGCGTTAGCTAAGTTACTTCTCCAGTCACCAGACTTGCTTATCCTAGATGAGCCTACGAACTATTTGGATTTAGAAACCCTCGCCTGGTTGGAACAGTATCTCCTGCATTACCCAGGCGGCATATTAATCGTCTCCCATGACCGGTATTTCTTAGACGCACTTGTGAATGTCGTATACGAAATTGAACGCCATAAAGCGACTAAATATATAGGTAACTATACGGAATTCTTGGAACAAAAAGCGGCGATCTATGAACAACAGGTGAAACAATTCCGGAAGCAGCAAAAGGAAATTGCTCGCATGGAGGACTTTGTTCAGCGCAATATCGCTAGAGCTTCTACAACGAAACGCGCCCAAAGTCGTCGAAAGGCGTTAGAAAAAATGGATAGGATGGAACAGCCTGATGGCGATTTAAAACGAGCCAGTTTTTCCTTTGATATTGACCGTCAAAGTGGGAATGACGTCCTAAACGTTAAAGACGTCACCATCGGGTATGAAGGGGTCTCTCTTAGTCAGGGTATTTCCTTCCACGCCTACCGTGGAGATGCGATCGCCATCGTTGGACCGAATGGTGTGGGGAAAACGACGCTGCTCAAAACCATGATTGATTCATTACCGCCTATAGCGGGCCATATTCTAAAAGGTACCAATGTGTCCATTGCGTATTATGATCAAGAACAGCGACGTTTAAATCCTAAAAAGACGCTATTACATGAGATTTGGGACGACTACCCGCACATGCTAGAAAAAGATGTGCGTAGCTTACTCGGACAGTTTCTATTTAGTGGTGAGGATGTGGACAAGCTTGTCCAGGATTTGAGTGGCGGGGAAAAGGCGCGTCTCTCACTGGCTAAATTGATGTTACAAAAAGCTAATGTACTCGTGTTAGATGAGCCAACGAACCATCTAGACATCTATAGTAAAGAGGTCTTAGAACAGAGCTTAATCCATTATCCGGGCACCATACTGTTCGTTTCTCACGACCGTTACTTCATTAACAGAATTGCCAATAAGGTTGTGGAGCTGCATACGCAAGGTGCGACCACGTATTTGGGCGATTATGACTACTATGTTTATAAAAAGGAAGAGCAGGAACAAATTGAGGCGCTTGACGAGCAGAAACAAAAAAATAAGCCTCAAGAAGATACAACCTCTTCTGCTAAACCTGAAAACCCTACAGATGAAAATGAAGCTTCGGACAAAGCGAAGTATGAATTGAATAAACAACGCCAGCGCATAGAGCGCCAATTCGAAAGAAAACGGTCTGCGCTTGAAGAAAAAATGACAAAGGTTGAAGAAAGAATTAATGAGTTAGAACAGGAGATGTGCCTGCCTGAAGTTTACGAAGATTACGAAGCGGCACAAAAAGTACAAAATGAACTTGATGCCTTAAACGAGGAATTAAATACGTACTTTGAAGAGTGGAGTGAGTTAGAGGAAGAACGAGACGCTACATTAAGCTAG
- the tsaD gene encoding tRNA (adenosine(37)-N6)-threonylcarbamoyltransferase complex transferase subunit TsaD codes for MLGIETSCDETSVAVVQDGKKTLANVVASQMDIHERFGGVVPEVASRHHVESVTIVIEQALREAGVSIEDIDAIAVTKGPGLVGALLIGVAAAKTLSFAHDIPLVGVHHIAGHIYANRLIDEFVFPNLTLVVSGGHTELILMNQHGQYELLGETRDDAAGEAYDKVARALDLPYPGGPQIDRLAASGNDHIDFPRSWLEPDSYDFSFSGLKSSVINYLHNAKQRGEEVRKEDVAASFQASVVDVLVTKTIRAAKAYNVEQLLVAGGVAANKGLRQRITMAAEEAGVSLLIPPLELCTDNAAMIASAGYIAYQQGVRDAMDLNAHPGLDLLSY; via the coding sequence ATGTTAGGGATTGAAACCAGTTGCGATGAGACGTCCGTTGCCGTTGTGCAGGATGGAAAGAAGACACTCGCCAATGTTGTTGCTTCACAGATGGATATACACGAGCGGTTTGGCGGTGTAGTACCGGAAGTCGCTTCTAGACATCACGTTGAGAGTGTCACCATCGTCATTGAACAAGCACTGCGGGAGGCAGGCGTGTCAATCGAAGACATTGACGCCATTGCCGTAACCAAAGGCCCCGGGCTGGTTGGCGCACTTCTTATCGGTGTCGCTGCAGCGAAGACGTTATCCTTTGCTCATGATATTCCCTTAGTGGGCGTGCATCATATCGCAGGGCACATTTACGCCAATCGCTTAATCGATGAGTTTGTGTTTCCTAATCTCACTCTTGTGGTGTCTGGCGGGCATACAGAACTGATACTAATGAACCAACATGGTCAATATGAGTTATTAGGAGAAACACGTGACGACGCCGCCGGAGAAGCTTATGATAAAGTGGCGCGGGCATTAGATCTGCCTTATCCCGGAGGGCCCCAAATTGATCGGTTAGCAGCATCCGGGAACGATCATATTGACTTCCCGCGTTCATGGTTGGAACCCGACTCTTATGATTTCAGCTTTAGTGGGCTTAAATCCTCGGTGATAAACTATCTTCATAATGCGAAGCAAAGGGGAGAGGAGGTTCGCAAAGAAGATGTGGCCGCAAGCTTTCAAGCCAGTGTTGTGGATGTACTGGTCACAAAAACGATACGTGCCGCGAAAGCCTATAATGTGGAACAATTGCTCGTGGCTGGCGGGGTTGCAGCCAATAAAGGACTGCGTCAGAGGATAACCATGGCAGCAGAAGAGGCTGGCGTGTCACTCTTGATCCCTCCGTTAGAGTTATGTACTGATAATGCGGCCATGATTGCAAGTGCGGGATATATTGCCTATCAACAGGGTGTGAGAGACGCAATGGACCTTAATGCACACCCAGGTTTAGACCTACTTTCTTATTGA
- the rimI gene encoding ribosomal protein S18-alanine N-acetyltransferase encodes MPVGEVQIRRMVIEDVHQVMNVEHAAFTTPWTPQAFYNELLNNHFAHYIVAMVDQRVVGYCGTWVIIDEAHITNVAVHPDYHGRKIGHTLMQEMMNISRYYGANKMTLEVRASNLIAQALYHKLGFKKHGIRQGYYTDNNEDAIIMWVNLNETA; translated from the coding sequence ATGCCTGTGGGAGAGGTACAAATACGTAGGATGGTCATTGAGGATGTTCATCAAGTGATGAATGTGGAACACGCCGCTTTCACAACGCCATGGACGCCTCAAGCATTCTATAATGAGTTGTTAAATAACCATTTTGCTCACTATATCGTAGCGATGGTCGATCAACGTGTTGTCGGTTATTGTGGGACGTGGGTGATTATAGATGAGGCGCACATCACCAATGTGGCTGTTCACCCGGACTATCATGGTAGAAAAATAGGACACACTTTAATGCAGGAAATGATGAATATATCTCGATATTACGGGGCTAATAAGATGACGCTAGAGGTTCGAGCGTCGAATCTCATTGCACAAGCACTTTATCACAAATTAGGATTTAAAAAACATGGCATTCGCCAAGGTTATTATACAGATAATAATGAGGATGCCATTATAATGTGGGTGAATTTAAATGAAACAGCTTAG
- the tsaB gene encoding tRNA (adenosine(37)-N6)-threonylcarbamoyltransferase complex dimerization subunit type 1 TsaB: MKLLAIDTSNWPLGLAVLQDGAIVGETNTHLPKNHSLRLMPAVEALLNDLDTKPQALDKIVVAQGPGSYTGVRIGVTTAKVLAWTLQLPIIGISSLQVVAQNCTGHDGLIVPLFDARRGNVYAGVYETNQDKTHVTTVMNDEHVHLETFLHELRDAYNRTLLFVGQGAIQHRELITTVLGEQAYVAREVDHTPRGSQLAYLGFKQQGRELIGEDIHAFAPTYLQLSEAEAKWKEKQERDRLSGNEGQ; the protein is encoded by the coding sequence ATGAAACTGTTAGCGATAGACACATCAAACTGGCCACTTGGTCTCGCCGTACTCCAAGATGGCGCCATAGTGGGGGAGACGAATACGCATTTACCAAAGAACCATTCCTTACGTTTGATGCCAGCCGTTGAGGCGCTTTTGAACGACCTCGATACCAAACCACAGGCGTTAGATAAAATAGTGGTCGCACAAGGACCTGGTTCATATACTGGTGTCAGAATAGGCGTAACCACTGCCAAAGTCCTCGCTTGGACTTTACAGTTGCCTATAATAGGGATATCCAGTCTCCAAGTGGTTGCTCAGAACTGTACGGGTCACGATGGGTTGATCGTGCCATTGTTTGATGCTAGAAGAGGGAATGTTTATGCGGGCGTGTATGAAACAAATCAAGATAAGACGCACGTTACAACGGTTATGAACGATGAACATGTGCATCTTGAAACCTTCCTACACGAACTGAGGGACGCCTATAATCGTACGCTATTATTTGTGGGGCAAGGCGCAATACAGCACAGAGAATTGATCACGACCGTACTTGGAGAGCAAGCGTATGTGGCACGTGAAGTGGATCATACCCCACGGGGGAGCCAGCTTGCCTACCTCGGGTTTAAGCAACAGGGTAGGGAGTTGATCGGAGAAGATATTCATGCTTTCGCACCAACCTACCTTCAGCTGTCTGAAGCGGAGGCCAAGTGGAAAGAAAAACAAGAACGGGATCGTTTATCTGGAAACGAGGGACAATAA
- the tsaE gene encoding tRNA (adenosine(37)-N6)-threonylcarbamoyltransferase complex ATPase subunit type 1 TsaE, translating to MTENMYQLESHSAQQTEQLALALTALLQGGDVITLSGDLGAGKTTLTQGIGKGLGVKRHVNSPTFTLVKEYQGETYDLYHMDMYRIEDELEEFGLEEYIHSGNGIVVIEWPQKIAAQLPAERLHIEIKKSGEDSRVLQVTPYGDRYHNIAEEWVKV from the coding sequence ATGACAGAAAACATGTATCAACTGGAGAGCCATTCCGCCCAGCAAACAGAACAATTAGCGCTAGCTTTGACAGCATTACTTCAAGGTGGAGATGTCATAACATTGTCAGGTGATCTAGGCGCTGGTAAAACCACATTGACACAAGGGATCGGAAAGGGTCTTGGAGTCAAAAGACATGTGAACAGCCCCACTTTTACCTTAGTCAAAGAGTATCAAGGCGAAACTTATGACTTATACCATATGGATATGTATCGCATTGAGGATGAGTTAGAAGAATTCGGACTCGAGGAGTATATTCACAGTGGCAATGGTATCGTCGTGATCGAATGGCCCCAGAAAATTGCGGCCCAACTCCCAGCGGAGCGACTGCACATTGAAATAAAAAAGTCAGGGGAAGACAGTCGTGTATTACAAGTGACGCCTTATGGAGACCGTTATCATAACATTGCTGAAGAATGGGTGAAAGTATGA
- the thiL gene encoding thiamine-phosphate kinase, with product MSTDKDEKGHTKEKDEHIQDEFTFIADMSAPFQTYGDVLVPLGDDAAVYRPTNGKGQIVCVDTMVEDIHFARHTMSPQQIGHKALAANISDIAAMGGIPTYFVIAVTVPQTWTMEEMRDIYRGMRTLADEYRIGLLGGDTTSNPHQLVISITAIGEVEEDVSLLRSNARPGDLVFLTGSVGNSAAGLDLLLRHPEKKDHASYLGLLQAHQQPQPHVEQGRLLAQLSQEVRLSLNDVSDGIASETHEIAQQSAQVDIVLNKQDMPLDSELITYAQEVGKDPYDFALNGGEDFVLVGTVPPSAWSTLEAQFRAHDLSIFSIGHVQEGQGDVWLIDGQHKRKLNKSGYNHFSTE from the coding sequence ATGTCCACAGACAAGGATGAAAAAGGACACACAAAAGAAAAGGATGAGCACATTCAGGATGAGTTTACCTTTATAGCAGATATGAGCGCCCCCTTTCAAACGTATGGTGACGTGTTAGTCCCTCTAGGTGACGATGCTGCAGTATATCGCCCGACAAATGGAAAAGGACAAATTGTGTGTGTGGACACGATGGTTGAGGATATTCATTTTGCCCGTCACACCATGTCACCACAACAGATAGGACATAAGGCATTAGCTGCTAATATAAGTGATATCGCTGCGATGGGAGGCATACCGACCTATTTTGTCATTGCCGTGACGGTACCTCAGACATGGACGATGGAAGAGATGAGGGACATTTATCGAGGGATGCGTACGCTAGCAGACGAATACCGTATTGGCTTGCTCGGAGGAGATACGACATCAAATCCGCATCAGCTCGTCATTAGTATTACCGCTATAGGTGAAGTGGAAGAAGACGTCTCTTTGCTTCGTTCTAATGCTCGCCCTGGTGACCTCGTCTTTCTCACAGGCTCTGTAGGTAATTCGGCTGCAGGGTTAGATCTATTATTACGCCACCCAGAGAAAAAAGATCATGCGTCCTATCTGGGATTGTTACAAGCGCACCAACAACCTCAACCTCATGTGGAACAGGGACGTCTTCTGGCTCAATTATCGCAGGAAGTGAGACTATCCCTTAATGACGTGAGTGATGGGATTGCCAGTGAGACACATGAAATTGCCCAGCAGAGTGCTCAAGTCGATATAGTGCTTAACAAGCAAGACATGCCACTCGATTCAGAGCTTATCACCTATGCACAGGAAGTGGGAAAGGACCCTTACGACTTTGCGCTTAACGGTGGGGAGGATTTTGTTCTCGTTGGGACCGTTCCACCGTCGGCTTGGTCTACTCTAGAAGCACAATTTCGTGCCCATGACTTATCTATATTTTCGATTGGCCATGTACAGGAAGGGCAAGGTGACGTGTGGCTCATAGACGGACAACACAAAAGAAAGCTTAATAAATCAGGGTACAATCATTTCTCCACTGAGTAA
- a CDS encoding iron-sulfur cluster biosynthesis family protein, giving the protein MDIQLALDETRKNDTILKVEHIPFYIDRFTQRYVDQEVVLDFDPVSGFKLSNDAEILSHGLTIYQEK; this is encoded by the coding sequence GTGGATATACAACTGGCTCTGGATGAGACCAGAAAAAACGATACCATTTTAAAAGTTGAACACATTCCTTTCTATATAGATCGTTTCACCCAACGTTATGTTGACCAGGAAGTCGTCCTAGACTTCGATCCTGTCTCTGGATTTAAGTTAAGCAATGATGCTGAGATATTATCACACGGCTTGACGATCTACCAAGAAAAATAA
- the cmpA gene encoding cortex morphogenetic protein CmpA, with amino-acid sequence MPFWLQRQLRRAFYRRDVRQIQILNDCWYTYHQTHIQSKQDETLQHP; translated from the coding sequence ATGCCCTTTTGGCTCCAACGCCAATTAAGGAGAGCTTTTTACAGAAGAGATGTGAGACAAATCCAGATACTGAATGACTGTTGGTATACTTATCACCAAACTCATATCCAATCAAAGCAGGATGAAACGTTACAGCACCCCTAG
- a CDS encoding Tex family protein, with product MRRQIQQELQLNPENIKATVNLLDEGNTVPFIARYRKELTGSLDEEQIRAIEERMQYLRGLAQRKEEVLRLIDEQGKLTENLKDQILHAKKLQEVEDYYRPYKQKRRTKATIAKEKGLEPLAHWLLEGHTEDPQTKAADFLSDEHGIESEDEALQGAKDIIAEMVSDQPESRKWIRHLTFQRAQLVTKQKNEEEDGKNVYEMYYDYQEPLHKVPPHRILAMNRGEKEDILRVAIQAPTEDITHRLAQDWVKDKQASPSVSYVKDAVLDSYKRLIAPSIEREVRKELTEKAEEQAIEIFAKNVKSLLLQPPVRGRYVLGIDPAYRTGCKWAIVDPTGKMLDIGVIYPTPPRNEVEKARKEVLGLLEQYPIDIIAIGNGTASRETEQFVAETIKAYTGERQLSFIIINEAGASVYSASALAKEEFPDLDVAERSAISIARRLQDPLAELVKIDPKSIGVGQYQHDVSQSRLSESLTFVVESAVNQVGVDVNTASASLLQYVSGLNKSVANQVVKYREKEGLFKSRKQLLKVPRLGAKTFEQAVGFLRVFDGEDPLDQTPIHTESYQEADMFLKELGFKKDQVGSEALIEALDSVNLQEWANKLNLGLPTLTDIVQALQKPRRDPRDQLTKPLLQTDVLQLEHLKEGMQLEGTVRNVVDFGAFVDIGLKNDGLVHISKMSKRYVSHPMDVVSVGDIVTVWVTQVDQQRGRVGLSMLPPDEISSV from the coding sequence ATGCGACGTCAAATACAACAAGAATTACAGTTAAACCCCGAAAACATAAAAGCAACAGTGAACTTGCTTGACGAGGGCAATACGGTCCCGTTTATCGCCCGTTACCGCAAAGAGTTAACCGGGAGCTTAGATGAAGAGCAAATCCGTGCTATAGAGGAAAGAATGCAATACCTTAGGGGCTTAGCACAGAGAAAAGAAGAAGTGTTAAGACTCATTGATGAGCAGGGGAAGCTAACAGAAAATCTCAAGGACCAGATTCTACACGCCAAAAAACTTCAAGAAGTTGAAGATTACTATCGACCTTACAAACAAAAACGCCGGACAAAAGCGACTATTGCCAAAGAAAAGGGATTAGAACCCCTTGCGCACTGGCTACTTGAGGGACATACTGAGGACCCACAAACAAAAGCCGCTGATTTCTTATCCGATGAACATGGCATTGAATCAGAGGACGAGGCTTTACAAGGGGCCAAAGATATCATAGCGGAAATGGTCTCAGACCAGCCTGAATCTCGTAAATGGATTAGACACCTCACGTTTCAAAGAGCGCAGCTTGTCACCAAGCAGAAGAACGAAGAGGAAGACGGCAAAAACGTTTATGAGATGTATTATGATTACCAAGAACCTCTCCACAAAGTACCGCCTCATCGTATCCTAGCGATGAACCGAGGGGAAAAAGAGGACATCCTACGTGTGGCTATCCAAGCGCCAACTGAAGATATTACTCATCGATTGGCTCAAGATTGGGTGAAGGACAAGCAGGCAAGCCCTTCAGTTTCTTATGTCAAAGACGCTGTTTTAGACAGTTATAAGCGTCTCATTGCACCGTCTATTGAGCGGGAAGTGAGAAAAGAATTAACCGAGAAAGCGGAAGAACAGGCAATTGAGATCTTTGCTAAAAACGTCAAGTCTTTACTCCTGCAGCCCCCTGTTCGTGGTCGATACGTCTTAGGCATTGATCCCGCCTACCGTACAGGTTGTAAGTGGGCGATTGTTGACCCAACAGGGAAAATGTTAGATATAGGGGTCATATATCCTACCCCTCCGCGTAACGAGGTTGAAAAGGCAAGAAAAGAAGTACTTGGTTTACTTGAGCAATATCCGATCGACATCATCGCCATAGGGAACGGGACCGCTTCCCGGGAAACGGAGCAATTTGTAGCCGAAACGATTAAGGCTTACACAGGAGAGCGTCAGTTGTCCTTTATCATCATCAATGAGGCAGGCGCTAGTGTTTATTCAGCTTCTGCTTTAGCCAAGGAAGAATTTCCTGACTTAGACGTTGCCGAGCGAAGTGCCATCTCCATTGCACGCCGATTACAGGACCCTTTAGCCGAACTCGTTAAAATTGATCCCAAGTCCATTGGTGTTGGTCAATATCAACACGACGTATCGCAATCTCGCTTAAGTGAGAGTCTGACATTCGTTGTTGAATCCGCCGTAAACCAAGTCGGGGTAGACGTGAACACCGCGTCAGCTTCACTATTGCAGTACGTTTCTGGCTTAAACAAATCCGTTGCCAACCAAGTGGTCAAATACCGGGAAAAAGAAGGACTATTTAAAAGTCGTAAACAATTACTGAAGGTCCCAAGGCTAGGGGCAAAAACGTTTGAACAAGCAGTCGGGTTTCTAAGGGTATTTGATGGTGAGGATCCCCTCGACCAAACGCCCATCCATACAGAATCCTATCAGGAAGCTGACATGTTTCTTAAGGAACTCGGGTTTAAGAAAGACCAAGTCGGCTCAGAAGCTCTTATAGAAGCACTCGATAGCGTCAATCTACAAGAATGGGCTAATAAACTTAATCTTGGTCTGCCCACACTGACAGATATTGTACAGGCTTTACAAAAGCCAAGGAGAGACCCACGGGATCAACTGACGAAACCCCTCCTACAAACGGATGTTTTACAACTTGAACATCTTAAGGAAGGGATGCAGCTTGAAGGAACCGTTAGAAACGTCGTTGACTTTGGCGCTTTTGTCGACATAGGACTCAAGAATGACGGACTCGTTCATATTTCGAAAATGAGTAAACGCTACGTATCCCATCCGATGGATGTTGTCTCAGTTGGAGATATTGTAACGGTATGGGTGACACAAGTAGATCAACAGCGTGGGAGAGTAGGCCTGTCCATGCTACCACCAGACGAAATAAGCAGCGTATAG
- a CDS encoding SpoIIE family protein phosphatase — MIETKSYSKTKIITCQQSKHGELVCGDSYYTIETDEYFFTGVADGLGSGAEAKKASEQAVHTFREHHHQSLKHIVFHCNQNLQTTRGAVIGALKLDFKSGLITFAGVGNIQCLLLYPDQTFKGAISVPGYLSGRRYRMREMSFPFFRQSMFLMYSDGISIEREAIKRYAEEQDPEKMVQRILPPVETEYKDDLTLISGKYF; from the coding sequence GTGATTGAAACAAAATCTTACTCCAAAACGAAGATTATCACTTGCCAGCAGTCCAAACATGGAGAACTTGTATGCGGAGACTCCTACTACACCATAGAAACGGATGAATACTTCTTTACGGGGGTAGCGGACGGTCTAGGGAGTGGTGCAGAGGCGAAAAAGGCTTCTGAACAAGCCGTGCATACCTTTAGAGAGCATCACCATCAATCATTAAAACATATCGTTTTTCACTGTAATCAGAATCTACAAACGACTAGAGGTGCCGTTATCGGTGCGTTGAAGCTAGACTTTAAAAGCGGATTGATCACCTTTGCTGGGGTTGGTAATATACAGTGTTTGCTCTTGTACCCTGACCAGACGTTCAAGGGCGCTATATCTGTGCCCGGTTATCTTAGTGGTAGAAGGTATCGTATGAGAGAAATGAGCTTCCCATTTTTCCGCCAATCCATGTTTCTCATGTACTCCGATGGTATATCTATCGAACGTGAGGCCATAAAACGTTACGCCGAAGAGCAAGACCCGGAAAAAATGGTCCAACGTATACTCCCGCCTGTTGAAACGGAATATAAAGATGACTTGACTCTAATCAGCGGTAAGTACTTTTAA
- the sigB gene encoding RNA polymerase sigma factor SigB, with protein sequence MSHHSKQPLHNKKEIIEWIKAYQEDPKEDIKTTLVLHYENMVKSLARKFAKSQDLYEDLYQVGMIGLLAAFSRFDPSYERSFESFAVPTIVGEIKRYLRDKTWSVHVPRRIKEHGPKVKQAIEELTGQLQRSPKAEEIAKYLELSVEEVLETMEMSQNYQALSVDSTMEADQEGGTMTLLDLVGEQDDGYDKVQKALLIEKLFDVLNEREKTILYLTYFQGLSQQETGERMQISQMHVSRLQRRALQKIRASIDEEPSELMK encoded by the coding sequence GTGAGTCATCATTCAAAACAACCCCTTCACAATAAAAAAGAGATCATAGAATGGATAAAAGCCTACCAAGAAGATCCGAAAGAAGATATCAAAACAACCCTTGTGTTGCACTACGAGAATATGGTGAAATCATTAGCTAGAAAATTTGCCAAAAGCCAAGACCTATATGAAGATCTGTACCAGGTTGGAATGATTGGGTTATTAGCAGCATTTTCTCGATTTGATCCCTCCTATGAGCGGAGTTTTGAGAGCTTTGCCGTTCCTACAATTGTAGGGGAAATAAAGCGCTACTTACGAGATAAAACCTGGAGTGTTCATGTTCCCCGCAGGATCAAAGAACATGGCCCCAAAGTGAAGCAGGCGATCGAGGAGTTGACGGGGCAACTTCAGCGTTCACCAAAAGCTGAAGAAATAGCGAAGTACTTAGAGCTTTCCGTCGAAGAGGTTCTTGAAACGATGGAAATGAGTCAAAACTACCAAGCCCTTTCTGTTGACAGCACGATGGAAGCCGATCAAGAAGGGGGCACAATGACGCTTCTTGACCTCGTGGGGGAACAGGACGATGGTTATGACAAGGTTCAGAAGGCCTTGTTAATCGAGAAACTTTTTGACGTCCTTAACGAACGGGAGAAAACCATTCTCTATCTGACCTATTTCCAAGGATTGAGTCAACAGGAGACAGGAGAGAGAATGCAGATCTCACAAATGCATGTCTCAAGACTACAACGACGAGCGTTACAAAAAATCAGAGCGTCCATTGATGAAGAACCATCGGAGTTGATGAAGTGA
- the rsbW gene encoding anti-sigma B factor RsbW: protein MTHQDFVELKVPAKPEYVGVVRLFLSGVASRLGFTIDEVEDIKLAVAEACTNATLHAYKEDEGQMIITCTSYDDRLEVMVIDHGESFEIDRIRYRLKPIESHTNIESLHEGGLGLFLIETLMDEVHIQSEDGIAISMTKYKRRDEVESGESSFKTTPSQ from the coding sequence ATGACTCATCAGGATTTTGTAGAGCTTAAAGTACCGGCCAAGCCGGAGTACGTAGGAGTTGTACGCTTATTTCTGTCCGGAGTGGCCTCAAGGCTCGGGTTTACGATTGATGAAGTAGAGGATATTAAGTTGGCCGTGGCTGAGGCTTGTACCAATGCTACGTTACACGCCTACAAGGAAGACGAAGGGCAGATGATTATCACGTGCACAAGTTATGACGATCGTTTAGAAGTGATGGTCATCGACCATGGAGAAAGCTTTGAAATAGATCGTATTCGTTACAGATTAAAGCCCATTGAAAGCCATACAAACATTGAAAGCTTACATGAAGGTGGTTTAGGACTTTTCTTAATCGAAACGCTAATGGATGAGGTTCATATTCAAAGCGAAGATGGCATTGCAATCTCAATGACCAAATATAAGCGGAGGGATGAGGTGGAGAGTGGTGAGTCATCATTCAAAACAACCCCTTCACAATAA